In Pyrus communis chromosome 1, drPyrComm1.1, whole genome shotgun sequence, the following are encoded in one genomic region:
- the LOC137729760 gene encoding protein SPEAR1-like, with amino-acid sequence MGSSYFGEPNMGGGGGGGGSSSSSRKGKKSNSDKPKQPQRGLGVAQLEKIRLHGQMGSTYHPSLHSPYSTSFSNEETRAQTAYSSIPSSSFSSSPSSTSSLSYGFHGFHPNIMTGGLGEYERANMTYGGEHNSQLSTTARWDVPGNAILDTQHFVQSSMTRHLLNPPPVEDSHHRTSKKHRSSSMGSSSHNSESSDTQDLDLELRL; translated from the exons ATGGGGAGCAGTTATTTTGGGGAGCCAAAcatgggaggaggaggaggtggtggtggttcttcttcttcttcaaggaagGGAAAGAAGAGCAATTCAGACAAGCCAAAGCAACCCCAGAGAGGCCTTGGAGTGGCTCAATTGGAGAAGATCAGATTACATGGTCAAATGGGTAGCACTTATCACCCTTCCCTCCACTCTCCATACTCCACTAGTTTCAGCAAC GAGGAGACAAGAGCGCAAACAGCTTATTCATCCATACCATCAtcatctttctcttcttcaccATCCTCCACTTCCTCACTCTCTTATGGCTTCCATGGCTTCCACCCCAACATCATG ACGGGCGGTCTTGGTGAATATGAAAGAGCAAACATGACATATGGTGGTGAACATAATTCCCAACTTAGTACAACAGCCAG ATGGGACGTCCCCGGTAATGCCATTTTAGACACCCAACATTTTGTGCAATCCAGCATGACCAGACACCTTCTAAATCCACCTCCAGTAGAG GACTCTCATCACAGGACGAGCAAAAAACACAGAAGTAGCTCCATGGGCTCAAGCAGTCACAACTCTGAATCAAGTGACACCCAAGATCTAGATTTGGAGCTCAGACTCTGA